The following nucleotide sequence is from Oreochromis niloticus isolate F11D_XX linkage group LG9, O_niloticus_UMD_NMBU, whole genome shotgun sequence.
CCACTGAGGACTACATATTACAGCGTGACAAGCCATCATCGACAAGCATCTGGTAGATCAATGCTCATTCCAGGATGTCTGTTTCAAATGGGACCAGATGGTAGTAGGAGAGGTTGGTGACATATGCTTCTGTTTCTTCATCACACACATCTGTTTCCAATGGCAAAAACTCTGTTCCATCTTCATACCtggcaataaaacaaaagacGTACTGGGTTAACCCATGCCTGTGTAGCTTACCCCAGGAATCAAAGGTGTGATGTAAGTGTCAACATCAAAACACTGACTAAAAATTTAGAGCTGTGCTGCCATTTATGGGTGATTtacattgtttttgtgtttctgtgaagTACCGAGAGGAATGTGTTCCTCTTTTGCTTTCTACACACACCCAAGGAAGGAAGAGCTGCACAGACACACTTCCTGTGCTGTGTGAACCGGGTGGAGGGTCCTGGGGTAGGTTCACATTCTAGGACCTCTTTACCCACCAAAGTATTTATTGTATACACTCAAAGGCAAGCATGGAAATCCTAACATTTGTGAGAAAGCAAGTAGGTAGTTTCTTACTCTGAAGTGGCCTTCAATCCTGCAACTGTGTTAAACTCACTCTGGCCCTTAATGTGATTTTAAACATAGTTTTCTTGCTCAGTAACATGTGCAAAGGCAAATATAATAATGACTGAGCGATCTTAATACTCACGTATGTTCTACAGAGTCGGTCGATGAAGGTCTCTCTTTTTCTTCGGGGATACTGTGATCGAACACGATGGTTTCTGTGTTGGCCAGACAGAATCCATTGGACCGCATGATTTCTGcaaaatgcagagaggaatatTAAATCATCCTTAAAGAAATCAtgaaaaataattgaaatgtaGTTATATTCACATTAAATAAGTATATGTACCTGATATCTTGATTGGACTGTCAAAGCATGGCTGGATTCTGTGGACTTTGTCGTTCCTTAACACCTGATCCAGGGGCGACCGCTCAAAGAAAGTCAGCATCACCTCTGATCTGGAATACTAAAGAAAGAGGTTTTTGAATACAGAGCTTATGTTCTCATGCAAGAAGCTTTTACAGGTCTAATATGCCATGCCATCAGATGAAATACCAACCTTGCATGGCATGTTGATTGCATTCTTCAGTAGCCTTTCCACTTCGTTTAACTTCTCCTCAATGTCGGTCGCTTCTTTGATTTTCACCAGccctgaaagaaacaaaaagaactcTAAATGATTGCGGTACGCTGGATTTGGCTGCTGATTTGAATTCCTGTCAGTGAAATAAAACTCTATTAACTTGATTCCTTCGATTTAAAACCATCCACTGGATCTCCATGAAGTGTTTTACATCTGTTCATGTGACGGGCCGCCGAGGCAGACCGTGTGTGGGTTAGTGTTGAGGACCCAGGAGCAGACAGAGGCGAGGGGATGAAACTTGAAAGCCCCAAAATGGACCTTTATTTTGCTAGTTGCAGGCGATAACATGAAAACTAGGAGAACTAAGTACAACAGAGTTAACTGAGAAAACACTGAGTCAAATAAGACCTAGAGCTACAACTTAAACTGTTAGAATAAACTATGATCAGACATGggatgagaaaaaaagacaacacgACGCCGAACACAGGAagactgaggacttaaatacacacatgaggtgatcaggAGAAGTGGAGACGCATGAGGACACAGCTGACTCGAATGAAACATAACGACAACACAGGGGAGAGTAACACTGGACACACTAACATGAGACACggcccttcaaagtaaaacaggaaacatgacagGCATAGACTAGACTGATGgtgcgaccgtggctcagggggttgggaagggcacctgtaaccggaaggtcgccggttcgatccccggcctttctgtcctggtcgttgtgtccttgggcaagacactttacctaccgcctactggtgttggccagaggggccgatggcgcgatatggcagcctcgcttctgtcagtctgccccagtgtgtgaatgtgagcgtgaatgaataatgtcattgtaaagcgctttgggtgccttgaaaagtgctatataaatccaatgcattattattattattattactgaacTAAACCTAAGAACTAACTCTTAATCAGAATAACAATGAAATTTAAGATTATAATATTCAAAACAGGACAACTAAAGAATCAGAAAACAAAccataatacagaaaaaaacaccaaaatacaagaaactgaaaatagTGGGTCAAAATGACGCAGAACCATGACAGTTCAAGAGCCCTGGATGATAAATAGTCTTGCTTTTAGCCTTTGAGCTTCCTTTGGGGTCAAACATTTTCCTTAAAATCATTGCATTATTATGACCTATTCAATGTTACTCATTCAAAGACTGACTCACCTGTCAGTCTTTTTAATGTTGTAAAAAGTGTATCATAACAACTCTAGGACAGAGTGAAATTTGACGCAGCGGTGCCTTTAGAATAGATGCTTTTGGTGAGCCCTTATCATTTAGCACCAAGAGGTTAAGTTTTAAAAACTACTTCAGTTTATATTAATACAAACACTGGTATTCACTGACTTTGTGTTTAGACCTCGTTAGATATATATGATAATGTAAAATGACATTGAGAATTATACAAGCTATGAATAAGCAGTTTGGTATTATCATCAACTCTTAAATATAGAGACTGATGTACAAAGAAACTTTCCCTCCATGAAAAGGCCAAGTGTAACTATTTCTGCACCTAGAAAATGAAAGAGGGCAATCTCTATGACCTTTACAGCCATCACTGTGTTCGCTTTCTGTAGGTCAAAACACAAAAGCCAGACAGATTTTAATTCATCCCTACTCTTGAAAAAGACTGCCTCAAATGCAAGAGTCCTTTTTATTTCGGTAACCTTTTTCCTCACAATGCCCCATGATATTTACCTCACGTAggaggagagaaaaacagaCCACATACCATTGTCCTTAGAGCAAGAGCACGGTGCACACTAACACTGTAAAACTGCCACCGCAATTGCTGGCATTTGTATAACAGCAGTAATAACAGAGGAAAGTAATAATAGGTGGTGGAGTGGCTGCAGAACAATGTCTGTGATAGCACGCTAATCCTGCATAAAACTAGGAATGCAATTTAAGAGGCAGTGGGAGCgtaaaatcagcacatttgGTAATAGAAGGCTACCGCCGCTATGAGTGAGCAAGTCAGCAGAGCATCATTTACAGCCAGCCTGCTGACAAAGGGATGTGGTGAGGAGAATAATGATGAAGACTGCAGCCACAGGGATGTGGCTCTGTCTGAACTGACTGGGACAGATGAAATGTAGTCACACAGTGGTTACATGGAagcactgagtaaaaggacctCTATACACACAGCCTCATCCATTTATAATGGCCCACATTGATGACATCATATCCTGGGGGATGTTAAGAGTGATTTGGCAGTTGAATCATGACTAGGTGCCCAATCTGAAGCTTGTGTTGTGCCTTCCTTCTGTTTAACTTGCAAAGTCATTTCAATATCTGTTTGCCTCTTTCTGttagtgtaaagaagtttaattaCACATTTATTCTCTGAAATATCTCAATATAAGGAAGTGAAGAACAATTTCAACCCTAGAACGTTTTTGTTCATTCACAGAAAGTTTTTTTCAATATAAACAGAAATTTCTGTTGTAGATAGACGCATCTGACATTtgattttttctcatttaattaCATTGGTATAATCTATGCCCTCTTTCACATTTTAGTTCGCTAATTTTCTTCATAGTTTTCTTCAacgatctttttttttcttgatgaaAACAAGACGATACCTAAATAAGTACTAATGCACAAGGAAAAAGcaatgatgaagtttatctacacttttgtcaaataaaaagaagaaaaaaatgttcaagAGAGACAAGATCCAACCAGAACTAATTAAGATGTGTAGAAAGGCGGGACGAGTTTGGAAGTGATTCAATCAGAAGTAAACTCCTTATGCAGTTGGGTTAGACATGCACAATTTGATCTGGCCCCGGGAAACAGGGTGGGAACGGGAGTTCAGCTAACTCCCATGCTCCCTGTTTCTCATGAAAACGTGACAAAATGTCAACGTGAAAAGTAGACAAATGGACATATTACAAATTTAGATGACTAAATTTAGATTTTAGTCAAAAGTCTAAATCAAAATTTGTTGTCAAATGAACACTGTTGTCTTTCACAGGCTGATTCTGGTCCCCGGgctttatgtttgacacccgTGTTTTAGGCACTTTAAGATGTTTTAGTACTAAAACTAGTGATAGGTTTGTGTCAATATTCAGTGTGTAAACATGCAAAAATTAGATAAATGTGTTACAGATTGGTCCACTGGACCAGAAAAATACGGGAGATGTGTCAGTAAATAAAAGCAGCTTTAAGGAGAGTAAGtaaaaattgtttaaaatatgtagctGAAGTCAGAAAATAACCTGGATAAAACAAGACAAGCCTCACAATGTTGGAAATGAGTCCGTAAGTTCATTAGATTGTGTTACAGTTGTTCATATTAATTCAAAGCCTTGGGAGGTTTCAAGAGCGAGTCAGCAGTCAGCAGTTAACATCTTAAACGGAAACAAAGCCTAGATGACAACGTCACTGCGGAGACTTCAAACCACACCCTGTCTTGTTCGTTGTTATCCTTGGGGACAGATTTCAAAGTTTGTGTCCACTGATGTAGTGCAGTAATGTTATAAATTCAATGAAAAGAAGTACACTTTATTGCATGCATGCACGCAGTCCATTGAGGAATGAATTAGGAAGAATAAATCATGGGCATTTAATCTTGGAGATTTGGAGCAATCAAGCTCACAGATTGCTGTTCTTTTCTTCAGAGTCTGATCTTGGCTGTGTCTTTGCACATAAATATTTTCAAAGTGGGAAGTAGAGAACATCTTGGGTAGGGGTGACAACGATGCGACGTTTTTCACTGCATAATCTGGAAGACTGCGTATAACACCAAGACTCAAAcgtgtgtgatgtgtgtgtgtgtctctgccaGTTGTGCAAGTTGTAACCACTGTTAATCTGGTGCGTGTAGCTTGATTATGTGTCTAATTATAGAGTGCAAATTTCGGCATGTAACTGCTGCCATCAGATGGCTTCACACGGTGTTAATCAGTCATAAGGCGTGATGACGTGTAAGCATGTTATTGTAGACGACAAATACTgattaatgtttattttaatcacacaaaaaaactttaggatgagaaaaaacattaattaaAGAAAGTTTGGGGATTTTTCGGGAGAGGATTTCGTGCCACACTTCCACTAATTAGCTTTGGAAATCACTCTAACACATCAATCTTCACACTAATATTAGAGTGCTTCACTAGATTACTGACATGTGTCTCATGAGTGTAACCCAGGATGTCTAATTTTCTGTGTTGGCTAGATTTTCATGGTTGTAAACTGATTTTTCTGCTTGGACTTTCTGGTTGCAGTGGTCCATGCactataaataattaaacaacactgtcattgGTGGTATAGAGCAAATTCTCCTACAGTGAAACTATTTTCACTTTACCCTACAGTGACCTCAAAGCCAGCCATTTTGGCTCTTTTTAGTTGTCTCTTAGTAGCTTTCACTTTTGATTACTGTACTTCTATTTTTAAGAAGAACATGTGACTGTATTTATTTACCTGGGGCTGCTAGGTAGTAAAATGTGATCAGTAATCAGTATCACTAATTTTAGTCATCATAAAGGTAGCTTATTATAGAATGCCATGGTGACAAGAAGCTCTGTAATATTACAAAAAATAGAAGCATGTGTATAACAGGAACTCAGCCGTCCCCACGTCTTCCTCATGCACATTATCTAGTCATCCTATGTTGTAAGAGCCACATTTCACAGTTATCTTCTGCAGGGATCTGATAAGCTGCAGTCAGCAGCACAGTACTTAATCATTCCACCACTAACATGCTACAGTTTGTCAACATATTATTCCTGGATGCTTCAGTCATCAAGCCCCAGGCATGGTCAGAAAGAGAATGTTACTTTTATTAGCAAGAAGTTGCACCAAGTTGTTGCTGCAGGCCATTTTAATCTTTACACGTGCACGCTATATTTCCTGTAAAATCTCTATTTGCAGCAGCTACGTGCATGCTGCCATTTGTTTTGGTTCAGCTTGATTCAGCTGCCGTTAAGCTGGAAGTTAAAGGAAGACTTTGGTATTTCGAGGAATTTAGTTTCTTGAGTTATGGTTGAGTTATGCTTGCTGTTGATAGTCTTGCACCTCCACAAAGCTCACCCGCCCCTCCGAGATCATTGATAAATGCAGCAATGTTGTTTTGTATTGATTTTTTCTTGATTAGATTAAACAACTATGTTAAATAGCGACCTTTACAGATGACATAAGATGCTAGGTTAGGTGAATTCTCCTGTTTGTAGCCATTCTgcgcatattaatgatcaaatTGCCTATTTTCTTCAGTCTCATCTCTCATCTAATGCAAATTTTGAACAGACAATGCATGCACATCCCATTTTAAATGTCTAATTGCATGAAAATGATGTGCACATATTCCGTTTTTTATTATACAGTGCATTATATGTAGTCTGCCAATTTAATAGCCTCTCCACATTCTGAGTGTCAGTGTCACCTTCACTGCCTACAACAGAGTAAAAGTTGAGGTTGTATTATATTGtttagcatttatttattactgtaaaaaacaaaaagcctaaATAGAAAAACTGCTTCAGTAGGCAACAGAAGCTGAGAGTTAGTATGAGTGATTTCGACGCTGTCTGTGTCTACATTCCTTGATCATATCTAGCTCACATGGAATGTGAGCAATCGCTCGCTGTCTGTATGCTCATGGGGTCACATGTAAGGTAAGTGTGATGAGGCCCTGGCAGACCAGCGGTACTAAATATGGGAAGTCCACTCCTCCGCAGTCGCCCTCTTTCTCATCATGACATAAGTCTGAAAAGCTCTGCACGCCTTCCTTGTTGCCTAGGCGcagcacagaaacaggaaaacatgacCAGAGCCAGAAATTGTGGCAAAGTGGACTGAGAAAGGGCAgacctatgttttttttttcccctcaggaTCTTCAATCAATGCAGCAATTAGATGGGATGcaaaggaaatattaaaaaggGATAGGAATTCAGGAAAtcctcaattttttttaaccctgtGGCTCACAATCCGTCAATGAAATGCTCAGACCAGTTTCAAACACTAACATGGTCTCCTTCAGCTTCATTTATCATTGAGCTATAATCAGCATATGAGAGTGACAGACGGAATAAAGAAGTGAAAAGTGAGTCATGAGATCAAAAACGTCTCGTCCCAAAATGCATTCCACACTGCACTGGCTGAGCCGAAGCAGCTAGCTGTCAACAACTCTGTCAGCTATTTTAGTGCCTGAGCAGGAAGCCAGCCTTTCCAGTCCCAGCTAAAGGGATGTCTCCAAAACACTGGTATAAGCTCAGCAAGTAGACACAAAAGCAAAGTGCCAAGGAGATTGTGGGGAGGGTCATCTCTCACACAGGAGAGGCTGGGAGCTTTGCCAAATTTGCAACAGTTGTGGGGTATCCAAATCCTGAACGCTGGAGGTTCACACATAGTATACCAAAACACTGCCCTCTGCAAAGCGCTGCCTTATAAATCATCTGATATCAGTAGCACAAAATCTTTCACATTCAGTTTTGATGTTTTTAGTTGTATTTACTCAAAATTAAGTGATGTAAACCAGGACCactgtaatttaaaaataaaaagaaacatgttatTTCTGCAGTAATTTGTGGCTGGATGGCTCTCCTGCacttccatttaaaaaaaatagaaagtgGAAAAGAGTGCGGGAAAACCAGTAAAAAAGACCCCTAGATTAAGCTAAACACAGGTGGTTGAAAGTGACTGTGAACATGGTCAAAGACAACCTATGCTTTGGTTGGATCCTCAGATACAGTCTCAAATTTGGAGACGTGATGGCAAAATAGTGTGTCAAATAACTGTGATGTTAACCTAAAACGCTACCATCTGGACTAACTGCTTATATCTCAACGAGTTTATATTTCAGCATCGATCTTCTGCAAAACTGTGTAGTTTTATCCCTCATAATAAAAATGTGCATAAGCAATAGAAATATTTTTGCCGTGGCCTTTGATCAAAGTTTTAAGCTACCAGAAAAGACTTGCTCCAGCAGCAAGCTTGTGATGTAAGATGTAAAGAACAGATTTCCACACTGAAAGTCTGTGTTGGTATTTAAGGATCCCCATAGGGAATCCAGCTCCCATAGAGTCATGGCAACAAATCTTACACATAGTGTGTCCAGTCTTTTAGGTCCTAAATATTGACATAGATTAGAAACATGCTGTCAGCACAGACTATGTGATAGTTCTATTGATGTGACATCCTAAAGTGCACAATGTTAATTATTAACCTCCTAGGCTCTGAAGCACCCAGCATTTCAAATTAGAACCAAGCCTTTGCTGATTAAgctcaatatatatatatttttcttcgTGTATTCCGCTTTGTTAATCACCAGCACTTTAATAAGCCCTATGGTGTCAATGGATCATTTGCGTTACACTGGATCTGACTGCAATGCACAAAAACGCACAAAGACAACAACTTCTGTACTATCTCTTGCAAAATGTAAACAGGAATATAATCTTCTGCTGGAGGATTTCCTTTAGGGAGTCCACCGCAAACTCCAAGACAAACTTTTcaattagttaaaaaaaagtggtcaGTGCTAATTTAGTTCGAATTAGCTTCATATTGCtgaaaaatgctccaaaagtcTGGTAAATAGTAGAAAACTGAGCTCCAATTATTTGACTAATTACATAGAAATGCCATCTGCATGTTTATTTGCCTGAAATGCCaaaattagtttgttttctttgtttcggGACTTCAGAGTAAATATTTCTCTTCTGGAATTTGAAACTCGTGGTGCTAAAGAGGGGTGGCCTTACTTCCTACACTTACAGTATAAATGCAATATGCTCCTGAACGGGAATATAATAATAGAAATGAGTTGTGATACTGCTCTAGCATCACTTCCTGCCTTGTAGATTAGTAACTGTCACATGTTATCCTGCTATCACACCAACCTTCTATCAGTGGAGATTTGGACAGATCTCGTCTGTCCTCCGGAAAAGACTCCACCAGTCTCTTAAACAGCCGCCCGAGATCAGAGTAACTCCGATGCAAGTATAAAATGTTCCTGTCAGACCACTCGGTCCTGATCTCGAAaaactcctcttcctctccgcTCTGACTGATGATAAGTCTCCGGATCCCGTTAACCCAGCAGTCCCGGACGAACATGTTGACCAGGGACGTCCCTTCAAACACAGCCGATGCCATTCCTCTTAGCCGTCAGTCCAGCATGCTGCGGCGGGCCCGGTGAACAGCAGAATTAGGAGGTGTTCGCGATGACAatgtcaaataaataaacaaataaaagaaggcAAGGCAACTTTGGTAACTTTTCGACCAGCCCCTCTGTCTGAGCGGCACAGTCTGAGCGGCAGCTGAGTGTGAGCGAGAGGAGGATGATGGCTCAGCCCATCACAGGCGTAATCTCAAACGTGGCAtgacttagaaaaaaaaatagactttaGAGCCAGAGATAACGCCCCTGCAAAACTGATTTGGTAATATTGATCCAGctgcaggtttttgttttttttcgtCAATTATTGACAAAGCgtccaaatatatatatatatatatatatataatatatatatatatatatatatatatataatatatatatatatatatatatatatatatatatatatatatatatataatcctATACTAAATCCACACCTCTCAGAATAAGACACTGTTCCCTCCCTCTTTGCGCTTCCAGAGCATTTAACCTCACACTTGGATCAGcagttgcttttctttcagcAGTTTCCTCCCCTCTCCTTCCTCCTTTCTTCCTTCCTCCCTCCTTGACAACAGGCTATTATTATGCAGGGAATGCAAAGGGCTGTGAGGACAAAACTGTCCATCTCCTTCTGTATAATCCAGATCGACAGGTTCagtcattcattttcttttgcacaCTGTCAACTAGTTATTAGTGACCCTGCATGTGAGGCCGCTGCTGTGTATTTCCATAAAAATCAGCACTCCTAATCTTGAAATGAGATGTTTGGGATGAGCCACAGGGAAAAAATACCCAGAAAGGAGTCCAAAAACAACTTTTGAATGGACTAAAGGTCCTAGTTCTTGGCAGTGAGaaactttttgtgtgttttcttgcagttgtttgtgtgtctttgtggtcTTTGCATCTCCAtggggtcctgttgtggcttcGGGGAACTGGTTTGTATTTCTGTGGTCATTTTGCATCTGTCTGCAGAAAGTTTGTGTCTCTTTTGATTTTACGCTCCTTTCTGCAGTCATTTGATTACATTACATGGAGAACAAGCCCTTACTGTCTGACTCTAGTGAAGCAGGCAGAAACACAGGAGGGCAATGAAATTGTGGAGCATGCTTCTCCAAGATTcttcatttcaaactatttcATAACTCCCGTCTTCACAAAGTACTGGTATTTTTTGCCAATATGTAACCACAGCAAAACGATGCGCTGCTCCATGATGTTGATCTTGGGAGAGAACAACCTAAAGAGAGCCGATTTTCTCTGCATTGCTCACTGATGTTTAGCTGAGTGGCGAGACTGGTTAAAGAGGCTTTGCAGGAAGTCAAAAAGTGGCGAATCAGCTGTACTAAAAGACAGTGGGGGAAAGGACTGTCTGCAAACAGTTCTGGTAAGCAATTCATAAAAATTCCACGCAGGAAATAGCACGTTAATTGCTGGTAAAAGCAAGCTGTAAAACACCCCTTACAGTACAGGAACACAATTGCACCTGCACACGTAACAGGAATCGTTACAGAAAAATGAGAATTGTTCTGTTGAGATTGGTGAAAGAAATTCTGAGATGCGTAATGTGCACATTACGTTTTATGAGACCGAGCAGATGGTTGGTGCAGAGTCCGCCTTTGTGCCCCGTTTGTTGCTCACAATTGTACCTTTGTGAGTGACTTAGGATCATAATGGCAAACACGAGCACTCCCAACAAGGAAATTGAGCCAGTCGTGAAAGTATAAAGTTTCAATTTGCCACACTGAAGCTGTCCAGAGAGGATCCCTTCATATTTAACAGTTTAATATCAAGCTGTTTCATAGTTCCTCACTGCCAGTGAGCACTCTTCATTATCATACTGTCTGCACAGAAAGGCTGCTATGGAAAAAGACTCGAGGGATTCCCACTTCACTGGAGGTCCAACATTGTCAACCACAGATAGAATTTCATTTTGCACTTCCCATGAAACGTTTTTCCCTCtaatttacagttttattaTCTTGAAGCCTACTTACCGAAAGTGATTTCCACAAATACGAATAGCCGTCTCTTTGAAAGTAAGTAGCAGAGTTACAGTCTGTGGTCATAACGACGCTGTAATCTCCTTGTAATGTATAATACTGGGTAGCCAGCATGTATCCTATAGAAGTGGCCAATTATTGATTTGTAAGaatattgtttaaaataatataaagacTGAAACTAACCTGGTTTAAACCTTATTTCAGTTTTCCACTCTATGATTCAGATGCTTTTTGGGGTACTTGGATCCTCATTGTACTTTGTTTTGTAACAGTTACATGAACTGCACATCCCTCCATACATCTGATTTGGAAAAATGGTAAATGTCCAACTAAAACAAAGCCTTAGAAACGTTACGGAGCATGGCACGAGGCATACAACATTAGATGATCGCTTGCTTTAGTGGTTGTTTACGTCAAGAGCTGGGATAAAACACTGCGTTCTCTCAGATTGCTATTCACACAGTACCAACCATTAACCTGCATCATAGCAGTAGCCGAAATTACAGAGTGGAAAGAAAATGACTGTCATTTAATATCATAGTGGCTCTGACAAGCACTGGATGTTGAATTGTCACGTGTTGTTTTATCTATAAGTGTTCACAAAGGCAtcctgaaatgtaacattctcTGCCAAACTCAGTTAGCCATCTCTTTAGCTTTTTAGAGGCCAGACATTAATATGAAGGTTATGTTGCACACCTCTAATGTCTGATCGTGCTTTAATAACCAGACACTGACCAGACGTGTCTAAATTCATGCtcacacaacaaataaacatgaaactgaGGGAAGTTAAAAATGTGCCAGGGTAAAACCACTGATACCAGGCTCtcgtgtaaaaaaaaaaaagctcttggCCTCCTTTACTCGGTTCTCATAGGACAGACCCATCAGCAGAACGCACTCTTTATTATGACCCCAACTGCAGACTTGGGAAGTCTGTGTTTTGCATGGCTACAGCCCTATTGTGTTGCAGAAATCTGTCCACAGACGGGGTTACCTTGTGTCACAATGACACATGCAAAACACACAGGAATCAATAAGAGCCAAGTTGTCATTGCTGATTACCGGTGGACAGCAGAGGAGGAACATTTCACCTATTAGCCTGGGTGATATTTCAAGTAGATACATTCTGTCTCCTTGAATGTCAACCcactttttttaaatccttatTATTAGTGGGTTTAGTGATATTAacttttctgccatttttaaaaacatttcatatttgtgtccatcattttttgtttgttttctttattgatGACTTTTTTTAATTCACCAAATATACAAAACCAAAAGTGAGTTGCGTTAAAACAAGAGTCTGCAGACAAGCCAGCAGTTCTTTCACATCCAAATGCTACTATAGGCAAAAACACCTATATGCTAAGATGCAACATTAGAATGCTGATCACAGTTTAGCATTTTAACTTCATTTGGGATGAATGTTGAGCACCTAACCCAGGTTCAGCTGGGCTGTTTTGCCTTTTATTTCTGCAAATTACCTAAAAATATATTCTTAGCAAATAGCCCAACCTATTaagattgaaacattttctgtttttagtcatttccaaagttaaaaataaatcagagaaCATGTCAGACTTTTAATTTGTTAGAAAACAACTCGCTGTGCTGCCATTGTGGCAAGAGTTTCCAACTGAAAAAGAGTTTGGGGGTTTCTTTACTCAGCTATAAGCCAAGTGTGGAGATGCTAAGAGCTACATATTTCATTTTAAGCACGAATGATTATATTACTTGAATAAACCACCTCGGTATAATCAGAAAGCCCCTTCTCCCCTTGTGTAATAATGGGATACATCTCTTTTGAGCAGGGCTTCAATCTGTGGTTTGGCCACATTTATAGAGTCAGCACATTCTGCCCCAATACCTCGCTCCAATATACGTAATTCCTCTGAAAGCATAAactttaaatggaaaaatagatatttgcccACTCACTCTTAGAGACCGTTTAACGCAGCGTTCTAGCACATTTGTCTCCCATTACAGTCGTGAGAATGCCAAAGCTCTGTGAGGGGAGAAGCAAGAGAGCAGGAGGGATTGATCGGCTTTGGTTAGTCTGATGCATgggtccccaactccaggcctcgagggccggtgtcctgcagtttttagatgtgtccgtgatccaacacagctgattcaaatggctaaatgacctcctcaacatgtcttgaagttctccagaggcctggtaatgaactaatcatttgatt
It contains:
- the pxdc1b gene encoding PX domain-containing protein 1 — its product is MASAVFEGTSLVNMFVRDCWVNGIRRLIISQSGEEEEFFEIRTEWSDRNILYLHRSYSDLGRLFKRLVESFPEDRRDLSKSPLIEGLVKIKEATDIEEKLNEVERLLKNAINMPCKYSRSEVMLTFFERSPLDQVLRNDKVHRIQPCFDSPIKISEIMRSNGFCLANTETIVFDHSIPEEKERPSSTDSVEHTYEDGTEFLPLETDVCDEETEAYVTNLSYYHLVPFETDILE